DNA sequence from the Canis aureus isolate CA01 chromosome 12, VMU_Caureus_v.1.0, whole genome shotgun sequence genome:
tgttgaaaaaagaaaaccaaaagtcaCCAAAAGTGGTGACAGCACAATTCCGAACTTCAAGGTCTATGACAAGGCTGTactcatcaagacagtatggtactggcaaaaaacaaacggacagacagacagacagacaaaaaacaacccaaaagcagacacataggccgatggaacagaatagagaacccagaaatgagctcacaactctatggtcaagtaatctttgacaaggcacgaaagaacatccaatgggagaaagataatctcttcaacaaaatgGCTTGGTGGGGGggaattggacagccacatgtagaagaaggGAACTGGACCATTTCTTACACCACACATAAAACAGACTCAATAGGGTGAAAGACTTGAATGTGAGACAGTAATCATcgaaattctagaggagaacacaggcagcaacttctgtgACTTCCGCTTCGGCAACCTCTTGCCAGGCATGTCTCCAAAGGCAGAGAAACGAAAGTAAACACCAACTGTcgggacttcaagataaaaagctcttgcacagcaaaggacgccgctgacaaaaccaaaagacaactgacagaatgggagaagatattttttgcaaatgtcttatcagataaagggctagtatcccacatctgtaaagaacttatcaaaatcacacccaagaacaaataatccaatcaagaaatgggcaggggtgcctgggtggctcatctgcctttggctcaggtcatgatcccagtgtcctgggatcgatccccgcagtggactccctgctcagaggagagacTGCGTCTGTCTGTATCCTCCCCCTTGCTTGTACCTGCACATAAACAAacgaacaaatgaacaaataaatatcttttttaaaactgaaatgggcagaagaaagagacatttctccaaagagagctacaaatggccaacagactcaTGAAGAACTGTTCcgcatcactcggcatcagggaaatacaaatcaaaccacaatgagatcccaccccacaccagtcagaatggctaaaatgaacaagccAGGAATcggcagatgttggtgaggatgcagagaatgagaaaccctcttacactgtgggtgggaatgcaaactggtgcagccaccctggaaaacagtgcGGAGGTTCATCAAAATTTGAAGATAGAACAACTACTCTACGACCCAGCAAATGCACTAGTAAGGACTTATCCTaaatatacaaatgtagtgatccgaaggggcacctgcaccccagtgtttagcaataatgtccacaatagccaagttatggagaggactcagatgtccatcgacagatgaatggttaGAGAATGAAATGCTACTCAGCCATCGAAATATGAAATCTTGACACTTGCAACTaggtggatggaactagagggtgtcatgctcagtgaagtaagtcagtcagagaaagtcaaTTTTCATACAATCTCACTCATACGTAGATTGTAAGAAAACTAGAGGGTCatgggagaagagagggaaaaataaaaataaaacaagatgaaatctgagagggagacaaagcataagagactcttaatcataggaaacaaactgagggttgctggaggagaggcaggTAGGGAATAGGGtaactggtgatgggcattaaggagggcacgtgatggaatgaacactgggtattatatggaACTCATGAATCACTGACCTGTACCTCTAAAACTAATGATACGTTACATGTTATTGCTctgaatttagattttaaaactgatgcttaaaaaaaaaaaaaagaagtgatcgATCCAGTCCTCTGTCCTCTACCTTGAGCGCTCAGTGCCACGTGGCCACACCCTTGCACCTTCAACTCAGGCAAGTCCAGACAATAAACTGAAGAGATTGAGCTCTCcatgcaaaatgaataaatatttttaatatttatttttttaaaaaggaagggaattttaTTTGAGCCCAAAAGACAGTGGCCTCGGGTGGGCAATCTTCACAAAGAAGAGAGTGTTCTGGAAAATGAATATTTGGTGTAGGGTTATCtacattttttacataaaaatttaaaacttgttaAAGACAAAGACTTTGCAGAGACACTGCAGTTCCTGGTCCTAAGTTTCCATTATATGCAGTGATGATATACGATAATGATTTTAATCTTATGGGAACCAGGTAcacttcttcctgttttcttatctttccCAGGGGGGGCCCTTTTTGGTTATTTTCCTTAATAAAGCAGACGTAAAACGTGTGCTTGGGGCAGATATAGAGTCCAGGCTTTGAGTTTTTGTGGAGTCATTTTGACCTCCGTAAGTGTGGAGGCATAGCTTCCCTGGAGCCCAGGAGCAGGACCCACAAACATTAGAAGTTGAAAATGTCCTTGATCAGGGCCCCTTCCTCAGGGACCTCCTAAGTCTCTGGCTCATAAGACGTAGTAGGTGGGAACATATGCTGAAGAAGTGAGGAGGTGCTTCAGGGCATCACTTTCCCCTGCCTTCTCAACCTCAGCTTCTATGTCACTCAACAGCATGGACACATCCACCGTGGACATCAAGCACCACTGACCCATGACCTTGAACTGCCCATGTTTGGGTAGAGGAAGACAACCACAGGCCAATGACATGAAGTCAAGTCAATGAAATCTACAAAGCAatgtttcatctttttaaaattgttcttcaattttaaaaaattttaattccagcaacACTCAGGGAGTCCCCATTCCATCACTAGGAGTCATTTAAAGATTTCACCCAAGGAGAGAGGACTGGGGACATTTTGACTTTCGAACAGATGGTGACCATTAAATAAACTTAAGTGTGGATCTGAAACAAAAATCTGGAAATGGAGCAGGTGAGAAAAATAGGATGTAAATGGCATCTGTTTACTGGGTGGAAACAATACAATAAGAGTGCAGGTtaagacagaagaaaagagaaaacagagtaatGTCAAAACTTTGAGGTTGAGAGATCACTTAAAACTTAGAGACTGGATGTGAAAAGGATGACAAATTAATACGGAACCCAACGTGTCCAAGAACGGTTGGTGCAATGTTCGGCCCTGCCTATGACAAGCTTCCTAAACACCAAAGGCACATGTAGGCCGACATATGTGCActcacagaaaacagaaaataccaCAGAGAGAGGAACATGGTCAGAATTTTTTCCCCATCGAGTAAGTATAGCCTACAAGAGATGGAGACTTTGCATTAAATATGATGAAATCCCAGAATATTTACATCACTTTATATCCATATCCACCAAATCAACCAGGAGAGTGAGGGATTAGAGCATCGAATACAAAAATTCACAAGGCCACAGTGATCgccaaaacaaaaactctaatgATGTAGAGCGGGGAGGGAGTGTGTTCCACGGCACAATGCCAGCCAATACACGTTGTACAGGAACGATAAAGTAGAATCCTTCCAATGTACACACACGGATGCGGTGATGACACACCACAGGGATCATCACAGGATGACAACATTTCAGAGAAAAACTTTGCAGAAAAGGATCTTCATACATTCTCAGAGCTCCACTCACCACATTACTAGTTTTAGAGAGAAAACCATGTGTTCCTGTGAACAGATCTTCGGGCCCCTCCGTAGCACGTGACCCATGCTGCTCTCGCAAGAACGGTGACGGGCAAACTGGCGCTCTCGGTCTCCGGGTGGGCTGAGCTGGGACACACACAGCCTTAACTATGGAGTGCCCTGGCGAAAGGGTTAGGCTGAATTTAATCAGGAGGAATTTAATTTCCTGATCCTAATCAGGATCAGACAACTTCAGGATGTAGACCATTAAGACGGATATCTGACCTGTCCCCTACAAACAAGGAAATGTCACCACCACCAGAGACAGCCACCTAAAGGTGAGGAGATGTCTTGGGCTTGAAAGGACTAAACAGTGACACACTTTTTTAGTCCTTTGGAACCCAAAAGATCTCTTCTCCTTTTTGTCGTCTCTTATTTGTGGTGACAATGACTGTTTGAAGAAAGACAGGCGTCTTGTTCGATGGTCTACATCCTGAAGTTGACTGATGCCTACCTTGTGCTCAAATTCAGGCTAACCCTTTGCGGCCGGAACACTGCACAGTTAATGCTGTCTGCTCCTAGCGCAGCCCATCTGTTGGCCCAGAATGTCCAGTTTGACACGTGCTCTTTTTCCACGTTGCTCCTGAGTCCTCGGGTTCATCGCGGGATGGAATTGAGAGGAGCAAGACTTAAGGTCTCTCAAACCTGCACGTGATCCAGTCAGGCATTGGTCTCCTTGGCGATTTATCACGAGTGGAGGCTGAAGGGCTAGAATTTCTCTCGTCAAACCGTGTGTTGCAGTCAAAATCACAGAGTGGCTTGTGGTTGTGATGTTGATTCTCAGCAAAGGATCCCTTCCGTGCTCTGTTGGGGCTTTTCCGAGCTGCActgttttagatttcttttcatcAAGTGGAAAATGATGGGGTTCTATGGTAGGATTTCATTCACATGAGGAATCTCTTCTCCTATTTTCTGAGGTACTTGGTatctggcagagagagagagagagagagaaatggaatgtGAGTCTTTGTCAGATGCTGCTGATAGCTGAGCCTGGAGGGGTGGCTACGTGGTCACGGAGGCCAGGAGCAAGCTGAGCTCCTGTGCAGAGAAGAAGCTGACGGGGGACCCACAAGCAGGCCGAGCCGGAGAGTAGGAGCCACAGGTCAGAAGTGACACCTCACTAAACTTACAGCGGCCTGTGTTGCAGGACCCAGGGACCCCTGTGCTCCACCCAGAAGGAACCTGGTGAACCCAAGCTCAAGGCTGCTGTGAACTTTTGCCAGATCCTGACTACCTCCTCCTCAGCAGCCACTTCATGCTTGAACCTGCTTCAGCAGAAGCCAAGTGGTGGCTTTCTCTTGCTTCCCAGGGAGGGGGGCACTCAGCACCTAACACACATATTCACAAACAGTCTGCCATAGGAAGGAGGGGACCCTTGGCAGACAAACACTCCCCCTTCTCACCCTTGTCCCAGTCTTCTGAGGAGGAGGCCAGGCTATAGAAGGAGTCCTAGAATGTGAGAGCCGGAAGGGGCCTCAGAATGTCCCCAAGTTCAGTTCTGCCATGTGCAGATGAGGAGATGTGGTCCAAGAGGCTAAGGACCGCCCGAGCCATGTGACCTGTTCCTGAAAACCCTGGAGACTGAGACGAGACACAGGCTCAGGCCCTGCCCAAAcatgtgggggaagggagaagaaagcctCAGTTCTGGAGGTGTGTGCAAGCAGTAGATGCTGTTGGTCACGTGGCCTGACAGGAAGACGCCCAAAGGGGCTGAGGGAGGATCCCAAGAAGGAGAGACTCAAGGGGAATTAACAAAAAGATCAGGGCATGTAGCCATGGCCCTACTCATTTTCACTCAGGTCCACCAACATTCTCTGAAGGTAATGTCCCACAGGATAGAACTTAGGGCATTTCCAGGAATATCCTCCGTAGATGGACTCACCAAATTctgaagtgaaaatgaaaaagcattagTTTTATTTAGCTCCCTAGATTGTCATCCCTTCTTTTCCAAACTTTCCCTAAGTAAGAAAGTTTCTCAGTGTTTACACTGGTGTGCAGAAGGGCCTGCAAGTGGATTAACACAGGAGAATGAGACCTAAAATTCCCTACTGAGATTTTGTATAAGCACAaactttgattaaaatattttgttgcaaGCTGCAGTGACTCTGACGGGGGCTTTCAAATCCACTTAGTGACTAGTGAATTGGCGTTTTCAAtgtcagaggaggaaagaaagcactaaattcctttatttttgatCAGGGAAGAGATTCTATGTTGGACACTGGGTTCCTATGCAGGGTTTTATTCCTCCTGTATCCCATATTATAAAATTTGTGGGAGACTAAGATCCAAAAGAGAGATCATCCATCTAGTTCCTCTGCGTatctttttcctctgctttctctaGGCTGCGGTGTTGAGGGAGGAATGCCGATTCCGTCAATGGCTGATAAACAGCTTTTCTAGGAAGTAGAAGCCACACGGGACCCTTCTGTACTGCTCACGGAGACCCTACTGGATCCATGGCCCTTCTAATTTCTAGGAGCATACTagtggagcttttaaaaaatcctgttaCCCAAATTCCACCTCACAATCTTGAAATCAGAATGTTAAGGTACTGGGAGAAGGCACTCGTGTTAGTTCACAGCTGACTCAGTGTTTCTTTTATCCTAGCATGATTGATTTAGAAGTATTCGCTAAGCTACCCTAATTCACACCAGTGTTTTCTCGACCTCATCTCTTCCACCAGGAGGACACTGTCCCTAAGAATGTTGGTCTTCTTTCTGACAACCTGCCATGAAtgactttctttctctgttggaCTCGATTCTTGTGCATCTCCCCGGCTCTTCCAAAAGCAGCCCGAAGTGAATTCAGTACAATGCTCTAGAATGTTCTCTTGCCTGAAATTCAACCCAGTTACCTTTTCGCTGATTCCTACTGAGCGTGGAGACATGGTGATGACCGCGAAAAGGGGAGACGTCTTGATGCCTAAGCacctcatgttctttttttttttttttttttttttttttttttttttttttagcacctcATGTTCTATTCCTTTTGGAAACCTGGCATTAGCTTCTACCTTTGGCCGATGTCTCTCTAGAAAAGTGCCATTCCTGTCCTCCACCTGATGCCAACTACCATGTCCCCCCTAAGGTGGGGGACACAAAGTTCCCGGAAGCCCCATACGGGACTTCCTTTCTCATCTGAGGCTGAGGAGAAACCTGACTCCAGGTCGCCGAGTGTGGCACTCCCAGCCATGACTCAGGTTCTCATTTAGTTTCTGTCCTGGGGgatctttctcctctgttttcaTACTTCTTATTCACATGGAGAAGATGAGGGTTAAGTGTCATCCGAGGTCAGATTCCCTGAAAGACCCAGGAGGAGAATCCTCGTGCAATGGCTCATTAAGACAATGCTCCTGGGAGAAAGAGGCCATGGAGTTGTGGAAGCGGGGttggggggagctgggggggtgagggggtggtggtgatggcaaAGAAGCCAAGAAACTGTGTGATTTCCGGCAGACTGTTGCGTGATTGGTGACATGTGTAGATGATGCTGCTCTGCTGAGGAGGCCCATGGGGCCTGCTGCCCCCTTGTcatgaggagaggggagagggcacCTCAGGACAGCCCCAGCAGGAACACAGCAGAGTTCAGATGCAACCAGGTGATGGAGATGGAAGGGCCAGCAGGGCGGCAgcccttgtgggaaacagagaTAAGAGCAAACAAAAGAAGCACCAGCTATGGGAGCGAACAAAGGAGGAAGAGCACGAACAGTGGTGGAGAGGATGGAGCTGTAATCTGAAGAAGAGCAATAGGAACCCATGCCCCAACAGCACAGATGTGATTACCTCTGCGCCCTAAGCTTGAAGGCGGGAAATCTGCATGCAAGTTGCCCCTGGATGAACTGCAGTTTCCTCTTGATAATCTCGTGTTTCGTGACACCTGGGGCCTTCATGGGGTCAAAGACTTGACACTCACACTGACTGGCCACCGAGCCCTCAGCAGTTTCACCTTCCAGCTTGAGAGTGTGGTTTGTCATGCCCCCGGATGCATCCAAACCCAGctctgaaaataaaagcacatcaACAGGATCCGTTGTCATTCAGGATCTTTCTGAGCCCCCACCAGTAAGACGTCAAAGAAGGCCAGTGGGCAGGACGAGAGAGGCCATCGGAATGTTCACGAGTGAGGAGAAGCCAATGGACACATTTTgattatttcctgttttgttcatcTTTCTTACCCTACCAAGAGGGCCAGGAGGTCAATAGGCTCGCAATGGATGAAAgtgaaatggggaaaaacagaattGGTAAAAACAGAGTTACGGGGAAGAGAGACAAAGGCAAGGAAATCATGCTGGAAAGAGTCTGCACTATTAGAGAGGATATTGTAGAGATCTCACCCAAGTCAAAGTTGAAGGGAAGCTTTGGGAAGCAACAAGGAATGAGAAAGCTAGGGAATCTCTCCAACATGCCTcaacatatatttcatatatgtgcattatgtataatatacacaCCAAATACCCATCTGTTGTGCCATAAGATATAaatgtgtgtatctgtatgtCCGTATGTACTTAATGAGTAAATGATTACATAGGGGCTGGGGGACATGCAACAGAGTATTGTAAGACCCCCTTCTTGGCAgttgaaattggaaaaaatacacaaattcaaGAAGAATGAGAAAAGCTTTTGCAAGAAACAGGTGAGCCTTTAAACATCGAGGAAGAATTACGAGGTGGAGGAAGTGGGAACAACACAGAGTAAAACCATCTGCCTATAGAATGATAGAATGTATTTgcccccaattcatatgttgcaACGTGATCCCTACTATGATGGTGTTGTGGAGAGAACCCATGGGAGGCAGAGCCCCCCATTAAAGGGATTCCTACcctataaaagagaccccacagagcttcctcacctctccacCCAGTGAGGACATAACTAGAATCAGCCACCTGTGAACCAAGCAGGAAGTGTCACCAGGCACTGAATGTGCACCTGTTGGATTGTGGCTCTactcagcctccagaacagtgagataTTAATTTCTGACGTTAATAAGCCAACCTGTCTGGGCATTTTTGTTATAAAAGCCAGAATGGACAAAAAAAATCTGGCATGGACCCTGGTTTCCTGctcaggtctctgtggaaagtGAGTCATAGAGAGAGGGACTAAGCCGGCAGGTGGAGTCAGGGCCAGGTCTGTGGGAGCCAAGGAGAGGTGACAGAGAAGCTAGAGGGAGAAGACAATAAGTACCTCAGTTTCTAAGGCCCTTGTCAAAGCTGTGCTTCCCCAAACACTCACTGAGCTCTTTCTCTCGGGCCTCTCCCTGGTGAGACAGTGCTGCTCCTTTTGTTACCTCCATGTGGGTACTGGATCACCTCATTTCTCAGATGAGTTCTGAGCCTGACAGGGGAGCCCCGGGACACCCCAGGCTCCAGGAAGGGACACGTAAAGGGAGGGAGGGTAAAGACACCATGACCCAGGGGAGGGTTGAAAAGTTCGGTcttaaggaaatctgaacagagGTGGATCCTATGAGCAGGAGTCTGGGGAGGAGGCGATGGAGATGAGAGGAGATGATGAGCTGGAGGGAAGATGAGAGAAGAGAATGACGTGTGCACTTTATCTAAGAGGGTGGCCccttatttctttagaaaaagaaaaaaataaacaagagattGTGTTGTGAGTCAGTATTTCCACCGTGGCTGTGAAAGCTTAACAGGGAAAATTGGCTTGAAGAtgtggaagaggagaaaaattgGCACACGAGCCTCTGAGAAAGCCAGGGAAGATGGGGTCCAGCCAAAGTGGAGCCGGGGGAAAATTGCTCCACCCCACGTGTAACAATGCCATGAAACCATTTCCCAAGCATTAAAGCACCACAGAGACACAAGAATTAGACATTACAAATTCAGAGATGTTATCAAGCAGTGGTTGTTGGATCAGGCCCCCTAAAAATCACGCTCCAACTTCGATGAATCGGGCACCATTGTCAGGGGTTTCAGATGAAGGTACTGAAGGGAAAATACATAAGAAGATGAATAGCTTGTCCAGTTAAAGAGCCCCTGGACACGGGGCAGAATGGATACTAAACACCAGGCTCTTGCTCACTCCCTGTATTGGAGCATCGTGAGATTTGACCTACCCCCATTGTTGCCTCCAGCCACAAGCCTGTGAGTCCAACATAGAGACTAGAGCTTCCTACTTCCCTTCCCTCTCACCTTGGGAGAGTGGCCTTTGGTCCCCAGAACCCATCTTGGCTGCCAGGCTCCAGATGGTGGGGGAGAGGTCGAGCCTGGCTCTGTTGTCACCACGATCCAACTGCTGGCCCAGCTGCAACTGCAGAGAATTGGCCTCCTTGGTGCTGGGCTGTGGCTGTGCTCTTGAAGTTTGCACCTCTGCCCTTAGGAAAGTCAAGTTTCCCCTCAATAGCCCCCGGTGACAGGGCACCTGCATGGGAGCTGAAGCAAGAAGAGATGTCAATGGGATAAACCCCAGTGTTCCGTAGCTGAGCACTCCCAGAACACCCATTTCTGACGTCCCCGCCCGTCTGTGAGATCACCCTGGGAGCGGGCACAAAGGCAGATATCATGTGTGTGAAGATGTCACCATTATGTCTGTGCCTGGGAACGCTGGGACGGCAGGTGCCCAGGCTGCGAAGTCCCAGAAGCAAAAATCACCTCCTTGACTCCAGAGGGCCTTTAGATGGGCGCAGGAACTCATGCTTATTATCCTGTAACCTTCGTCCTATAGCCTACAGAAAACATTCTAGAGAGGCCTGGGGGCACGGGGAGAAGCAGATGTCAGTGTGTACCCGAAAGATAACAGAACAACGGAAGACGTTTGGCCTTGAGGCTTCAGGTACCACTAGAAAAGGGACTTGGGAAAAAGTACCATGGACCAAGTCAGGAGCACCTTTTTTGGCTCTGGAGCCTGTGGAACTTTCTCATGTACAATTTTTGACTGcccttccacccacccacctgtaTGTTCTATTGCCACCCGGAGGAGGCGCTGACAGCTGTAAGGAATGTAGCAGAGGTCTGAGTCCCTTAGGAGATTCCAGGGCCAGAAGTGCTCCAGGGTCAGACTCTGTGGGTCTTCAGGGAG
Encoded proteins:
- the LOC144280496 gene encoding NBPF family member NBPF6-like isoform X3, which codes for MGVLGVLSYGTLGFIPLTSLLASAPMQVPCHRGLLRGNLTFLRAEVQTSRAQPQPSTKEANSLQLQLGQQLDRGDNRARLDLSPTIWSLAAKMGSGDQRPLSQELGLDASGGMTNHTLKLEGETAEGSVASQCECQVFDPMKAPGVTKHEIIKRKLQFIQGQLACRFPAFKLRAQRYQVPQKIGEEIPHVNEILP
- the LOC144280496 gene encoding NBPF family member NBPF6-like isoform X1: MIIGRKKTKARYAPSTPWNTRLHRELPVAEENEVPQDSLDESYWTPSVGHDLPDACRPYTSASFTSDKQELFLGLDVDAPMQVPCHRGLLRGNLTFLRAEVQTSRAQPQPSTKEANSLQLQLGQQLDRGDNRARLDLSPTIWSLAAKMGSGDQRPLSQELGLDASGGMTNHTLKLEGETAEGSVASQCECQVFDPMKAPGVTKHEIIKRKLQFIQGQLACRFPAFKLRAQRYQVPQKIGEEIPHVNEILP
- the LOC144280496 gene encoding NBPF family member NBPF6-like isoform X2, with the translated sequence MIIGRKKTKARYAPSTPWNTRLHRELPVAEENEVPQDSLDESYWTPSVGHDLPDACRPYTSASFTSDKQELFLGLDVDAPMQVPCHRGLLRGNLTFLRAEVQTSRAQPQPSTKEANSLQLQLGQQLDRGDNRARLDLSPTIWSLAAKMGSGDQRPLSQELGLDASGGMTNHTLKLEGETAEGSVASQCECQVFDPMKAPGVTKHEIIKRKLQFIQGQLACRFPAFKLRAQRIW